A window from Theobroma cacao cultivar B97-61/B2 chromosome 3, Criollo_cocoa_genome_V2, whole genome shotgun sequence encodes these proteins:
- the LOC18605028 gene encoding zinc finger CCCH domain-containing protein 43 isoform X2 — protein sequence MSQSEETPISDSTPTDSALHLGLHSLDPDPSPNPDPSPSDLNHSAQETDHDQSNLEQQLQNLDLKEEEGEEEEGDEEAEKKDDRERESDNEADVDAAGDDEDEVEEKNEYEDDDENVTNEGRRSHYPVRPEAEDCAYYMKTGLCKFGSNCKFNHPVRRKNQAVKEKVKEKDESTEKPSQTECKYYLRTGGCKFGKACRYNHSRAKTAVAPILELNFLGLPIRPGEKECPYYMRNGSCKYGANCRFNHPDPTTAGACDPPSGYGNGGPVSSQAASQVNIASWSSPRTLNETPYMPMMFSPTQGVPPPNPEWNGYQTTVYAPERNLHPTPAYVMNNPSTETAVYTHHQPQMLVDEFPVRPGQPECSYFMKTGDCKFKSNCKYHHPKNRVAKPSPCTLSDKGLPLRPDQSICSHYSRYGICKFGPACKFDHSVQAAPSVVSGLDQPLPFSNSAATEESGIAGSNGTDTAVQQSV from the exons ATGTCTCAATCTGAAGAAACTCCGATCTCCGACTCTACTCCCACCGATTCCGCCCTTCACTTAGGGCTCCACTCGCTCGATCCGGATCCTTCTCCGAATCCTGACCCCTCACCCTCTGATCTCAATCACTCGGCTCAGGAAACGGACCACGACCAAAGCAATCTCGAGCAGCAGCTCCAGAACCTCGATTTGAAGGAGGAGGAAGGGGAAGAGGAGGAGGGGGATGAAGAAGCTGAGAAGAAAGATGACCGCGAGAGAGAGAGCGACAACGAAGCCGACGTGGACGCTGCCGGAGACGACGAGGATGAGGTGGAGGAGAAAAACGAGTACgaggatgatgatgaaaatgtGACGAATGAAGGAAGGAGGTCGCATTATCCGGTAAGACCGGAAGCAGAGGATTGCGCTTATTATATGAAAACTGGACTTTGCAAATTTGGATCTAATTGCAAGTTTAATCACCCTGTTCGAAGGAAGAACCAG GCTGTGAAGGAAAAGGTCAAGGAAAAGGATGAATCAACAGAGAAACCAAGCCAGACAGAATGCAAG TATTACCTAAGAACTGGTGGATGTAAGTTTGGGAAGGCTTGTAGATACAACCACTCAAGAGCAAAAACTGCAGTGGCTCCAATTTTAGAGCTTAACTTTCTGGGGCTGCCTATCCGACCG GGAGAGAAAGAGTGCCCCTATTACATGCGTAATGGGTCCTGCAAGTATGGGGCTAACTGCAGATTTAATCATCCTGATCCTACAACTGCTGGAGCTTGTGACCCACCTTCGGGATACGGTAATGGTGGACCTGTTTCATCACAAGCTGCATCACAAGTGAATATAGCGTCCTGGTCATCACCAAGGACATTGAATGAGACTCCCTATATGCCAATGATGTTTTCACCAACACAAGGTGTTCCGCCTCCAAATCCAGAATGGAATGGGTATCAG ACGACTGTATATGCCCCTGAAAGGAATTTGCATCCAACTCCAGCATATGTCATGAACAACCCATCAACCGAAACCGCTGTCTATACTCATCATCAGCCACAAATGCTAGTTGATGAATTCCCAGTTCGGCCTGGCCAGCCCGAGTGCAGTTACTTCATGAAAACTGGGGACTGTAAGTTTAAATCTAATTgcaaatatcatcatccaaaaAATCGAGTTGCAAAGCCATCCCCATGCACTCTCAGTGACAAGGGTTTACCACTGAGACCT GATCAAAGCATCTGCTCACATTACAGCCGCTACGGCATTTGCAAGTTTGGGCCAGCCTGTAAATTTGACCATTCAGTACAGGCAGCTCCTTCAGTGGTGTCTGGACTAGATCAGCCTCTACCATTCAGCAATTCTGCAGCTACAGAAGAAAGTGGAATTGCTGGAAGTAATGGTACTGATACTGCAGTTCAGCAGTCTGTGTAA
- the LOC18605028 gene encoding zinc finger CCCH domain-containing protein 43 isoform X1 codes for MSQSEETPISDSTPTDSALHLGLHSLDPDPSPNPDPSPSDLNHSAQETDHDQSNLEQQLQNLDLKEEEGEEEEGDEEAEKKDDRERESDNEADVDAAGDDEDEVEEKNEYEDDDENVTNEGRRSHYPVRPEAEDCAYYMKTGLCKFGSNCKFNHPVRRKNQAVKEKVKEKDESTEKPSQTECKYYLRTGGCKFGKACRYNHSRAKTAVAPILELNFLGLPIRPGEKECPYYMRNGSCKYGANCRFNHPDPTTAGACDPPSGYGNGGPVSSQAASQVNIASWSSPRTLNETPYMPMMFSPTQGVPPPNPEWNGYQTTVYAPERNLHPTPAYVMNNPSTETAVYTHHQPQMLVDEFPVRPGQPECSYFMKTGDCKFKSNCKYHHPKNRVAKPSPCTLSDKGLPLRPTSVFEIQDQSICSHYSRYGICKFGPACKFDHSVQAAPSVVSGLDQPLPFSNSAATEESGIAGSNGTDTAVQQSV; via the exons ATGTCTCAATCTGAAGAAACTCCGATCTCCGACTCTACTCCCACCGATTCCGCCCTTCACTTAGGGCTCCACTCGCTCGATCCGGATCCTTCTCCGAATCCTGACCCCTCACCCTCTGATCTCAATCACTCGGCTCAGGAAACGGACCACGACCAAAGCAATCTCGAGCAGCAGCTCCAGAACCTCGATTTGAAGGAGGAGGAAGGGGAAGAGGAGGAGGGGGATGAAGAAGCTGAGAAGAAAGATGACCGCGAGAGAGAGAGCGACAACGAAGCCGACGTGGACGCTGCCGGAGACGACGAGGATGAGGTGGAGGAGAAAAACGAGTACgaggatgatgatgaaaatgtGACGAATGAAGGAAGGAGGTCGCATTATCCGGTAAGACCGGAAGCAGAGGATTGCGCTTATTATATGAAAACTGGACTTTGCAAATTTGGATCTAATTGCAAGTTTAATCACCCTGTTCGAAGGAAGAACCAG GCTGTGAAGGAAAAGGTCAAGGAAAAGGATGAATCAACAGAGAAACCAAGCCAGACAGAATGCAAG TATTACCTAAGAACTGGTGGATGTAAGTTTGGGAAGGCTTGTAGATACAACCACTCAAGAGCAAAAACTGCAGTGGCTCCAATTTTAGAGCTTAACTTTCTGGGGCTGCCTATCCGACCG GGAGAGAAAGAGTGCCCCTATTACATGCGTAATGGGTCCTGCAAGTATGGGGCTAACTGCAGATTTAATCATCCTGATCCTACAACTGCTGGAGCTTGTGACCCACCTTCGGGATACGGTAATGGTGGACCTGTTTCATCACAAGCTGCATCACAAGTGAATATAGCGTCCTGGTCATCACCAAGGACATTGAATGAGACTCCCTATATGCCAATGATGTTTTCACCAACACAAGGTGTTCCGCCTCCAAATCCAGAATGGAATGGGTATCAG ACGACTGTATATGCCCCTGAAAGGAATTTGCATCCAACTCCAGCATATGTCATGAACAACCCATCAACCGAAACCGCTGTCTATACTCATCATCAGCCACAAATGCTAGTTGATGAATTCCCAGTTCGGCCTGGCCAGCCCGAGTGCAGTTACTTCATGAAAACTGGGGACTGTAAGTTTAAATCTAATTgcaaatatcatcatccaaaaAATCGAGTTGCAAAGCCATCCCCATGCACTCTCAGTGACAAGGGTTTACCACTGAGACCT ACCTCTGTTTTCGAAATCCAGGATCAAAGCATCTGCTCACATTACAGCCGCTACGGCATTTGCAAGTTTGGGCCAGCCTGTAAATTTGACCATTCAGTACAGGCAGCTCCTTCAGTGGTGTCTGGACTAGATCAGCCTCTACCATTCAGCAATTCTGCAGCTACAGAAGAAAGTGGAATTGCTGGAAGTAATGGTACTGATACTGCAGTTCAGCAGTCTGTGTAA